A section of the Eublepharis macularius isolate TG4126 chromosome 1, MPM_Emac_v1.0, whole genome shotgun sequence genome encodes:
- the HTR1B gene encoding 5-hydroxytryptamine receptor 1B: MDQPGPCQEALDILNVFHTNDSYHSRNCSEEVATYQDATPLSWKVVLTIILALITLATVLSNAFVIATVYQTRKLHTPANYLIASLAVTDLLVSILVMPISTMYTVTGKWTLGQIVCDIWLSSDITCCTASILHLCVIALDRYWAITDAVEYSTKRTPKRAAGMIALVWVFSICISMPPLFWRQSKAEEVANCMVNTDHILYTIYSTVGAFYFPTLLLIILYGRIYVEARSRILKQSPKNTGKRLTRAHLITDSPGSASSVTSINCKASEASSETGSPVYMNQVKVKVSDALLEKKKLTAARERKATKTLGIILGAFIVCWLPFFIITLVLPICKDACWFHMAISDFFTWLGYLNSLINPIIYTMSNEDFKQAFHKLIRFRCTS, translated from the coding sequence ATGGATCAACCTGGACCCTGCCAAGAAGCTCTGGACATTTTGAATGTGTTCCATACCAATGACTCTTACCATTCCCGCAACTGCAGCGAAGAAGTGGCCACCTACCAAGATGCCACCCCGCTCTCCTGGAAGGTAGTCCTGACCATCATCTTGGCCCTTATCACTTTGGCCACTGTGCTGTCCAATGCTTTTGTCATCGCCACAGTCTACCAGACTCGAAAGCTCCACACACCAGCCAATTATCTCATCGCTTCTTTGGCTGTTACCGACCTGCTGGTGTCCATCCTGGTCATGCCAATCAGCACCATGTACACTGTGACTGGAAAATGGACCTTGGGCCAGATAGTCTGTGATATCTGGCTCTCTTCAGATATCACTTGTTGCACTGCTTCCATTCTCCACTTGTGTGTGATTGCACTGGACAGATACTGGGCGATCACTGATGCGGTGGAGTACTCGACCAAAAGGACTCCTAAGAGGGCAGCTGGCATGATTGCCTTGGTGTGGGTCTTCTCCATCTGCATTTCGATGCCCCCCTTATTCTGGCGCCAGTCAAAAGCTGAAGAGGTGGCCAACTGTATGGTCAACACAGATCACATCTTGTACACAATCTACTCCACAGTGGGGGCCTTCTACTTCCCCACCCTGTTACTAATCATCCTCTATGGAAGGATCTACGTGGAAGCCAGGTCTCGAATTTTGAAACAGTCACCAAAGAACACGGGCAAAAGGTTAACCCGAGCTCACTTAATAACTGATTCTCCTGGGTCAGCTTCATCAGTCACTTCCATAAACTGCAAAGCCTCAGAGGCTTCCAGTGAAACAGGATCTCCGGTGTATATGAATCAAGTCAAAGTGAAGGTGTCCGATGCCTTGCTGGAAAAAAAGAAACTGACAGCTGCCCGAGAACGGAAAGCGACCAAGACACTGGGGATTATTTTAGGAGCCTTCATTGTATGCTGGCTACCCTTCTTCATCATTACGTTGGTGTTGCCTATTTGTAAAGACGCTTGCTGGTTTCACATGGCCATCTCTGACTTCTTCACTTGGTTGGGATACCTTAACTCTTTGATCAACCCCATCATCTACACCATGTCCAATGAAGACTTCAAACAGGCGTTTCATAAATTGATAAGGTTTCGATGCACAAGCTGA